One Nicotiana sylvestris chromosome 12, ASM39365v2, whole genome shotgun sequence genomic window carries:
- the LOC104235677 gene encoding ribulose bisphosphate carboxylase/oxygenase activase 1, chloroplastic-like has translation MAASVSTVASANKVPLSLNNSVAGTSVPSTAFFGKALKNVNAKGASIPKVSNRSFRIVAQEQEIDEKKQTDKDRWKGLVMDMSDDQQDITRGKGMVDTLFQAPTGTGTHHAVLQSYEYISQGLRQYNLDNTLDGFYIAPAFMDKLVVHITKNFLKLPNIKVPLILGIWGGKGQGKSFQCELVFRKMGINPIMMSAGELESGNAGEPAKLIRQRYREAAEIIRKGNMCVLFINDLDAGAGRMGGTTQYTVNNQMVNATLMNIADNPTNVQLPGMYNKQENARVPIIVTGNDFSTLYAPLIRDGRMEKFYWAPTREDRIGVCKGIFRTDSVPDEHVVRLVDAFPGQSIDFFGALRARVYDDEVRKWIENTGIEQVGEKLLNSIDGPPTFEQPKMTIDKLLEYGNLLVQEQENVKRVQLADKYLKEAALGDANADAISTGNF, from the exons ATGGCTGCCTCTGTCTCAACTGTAGCATCTGCCAACAAAGTACCG TTGAGTTTGAACAACTCTGTTGCTGGAACTTCAGTTCCAAGCACCGCCTTCTTTGGCAAGGCGTTGAAGAATGTGAACGCCAAAGGCGCTTCCATCCCCAAGGTCTCGAACAGGAGCTTCAGGATTGTAGCTCAAGAGCAAGAAATAGATGAGAAGAAACAGACCGACAAGGACAGATGGAAGGGACTTGTTATGGACATGTCCGATGATCAACAGGATATCACGAGGGGTAAGGGTATGGTCGACACCCTTTTTCAAGCTCCTACGGGTACTGGTACTCACCATGCTGTTTTACAATCCTACGAATACATCAGTCAGGGTCTTCGCCA ATACAACTTGGACAACACATTGGACGGATTCTACATCGCTCCTGCTTTCATGGACAAGCTTGTTGTTCACATCACCAAGAACTTCTTGAAATTGCCCAACATCAAG GTACCACTGATTTTGGGTATATGGGGAGGCAAAGGTCAAGGAAAGTCTTTCCAGTGTGAGCTTGTCTTCAGAAAGATGGGAATCAA ccccatcatgATGAGTGCTGGAGAATTGGAAAGTGGAAATGCAGGAGAGCCAGCAAAATTGATTAGGCAAAGGTATCGCGAGGCAGCAGAAATAATCAGGAAAGGAAACATGTGTGTCCTCTTTATCAACGATCTCGATGCAGGAGCTGGTAGAATGGGTGGAACTACACAGTACACAGTTAACAACCAAATGGTGAATGCCACCCTCATGAACATTGCTGATAACCCGACTAATGTCCAGCTCCCCGGTATGTACAACAAGCAAGAGAATGCCAGAGTCCCCATTATAGTTACAGGAAACGACTTCTCCACATTGTATGCTCCTCTTATCCGTGATGGTCGTATGGAGAAGTTCTACTGGGCACCAACCAGAGAGGACAGAATTGGTGTATGCAAGGGAATTTTCAGAACTGACAGCGTACCAGATGAGCACGTTGTGAGGCTTGTCGACGCCTTCCCTGGCCAATCTATTG ATTTCTTTGGTGCTTTGAGGGCAAGAGTATACGATGACGAAGTCAGGAAGTGGATTGAAAACACTGGAATTGAACAGGTTGGGGAAAAACTGTTGAACTCAATTGATGGACCTCCAACTTTTGAGCAACCAAAGATGACAATTGACAAGCTGCTCGAGTACGGAAACTTACTTGTCCAAGAGCAAGAGAATGTGAAGAGAGTTCAATTGGCTGACAAATACCTCAAAGAGGCAGCACTTGGAGATGCAAATGCTGATGCCATCAGCACTGGAAACTTCTAA